Proteins encoded within one genomic window of Candidatus Eisenbacteria bacterium:
- a CDS encoding 50S ribosomal protein L7/L12: MTMLEVSGLVKRLEDHFGVTAAMPMMAAMPGMGGAGAAAAVEEKTEFDVVLMAAGDKKIQVIKVVREVTGLGLKEAKDLVDGAPKAVKEKVSKEESQTIKQKLEENGASVEIR; this comes from the coding sequence ATGACGATGCTCGAGGTCTCGGGCCTCGTGAAGAGGCTCGAGGATCATTTCGGCGTCACGGCGGCCATGCCGATGATGGCCGCGATGCCGGGCATGGGCGGGGCGGGAGCCGCGGCGGCGGTCGAGGAGAAGACCGAGTTCGACGTCGTTCTCATGGCGGCCGGCGACAAGAAAATCCAGGTCATCAAGGTGGTCCGCGAGGTCACCGGTCTTGGTCTCAAGGAGGCCAAGGACTTGGTCGACGGCGCCCCCAAGGCGGTGAAGGAGAAGGTTTCCAAGGAAGAGTCGCAGACGATCAAGCAAAAGTTGGAGGAAAACGGGGCCTCAGTCGAGATTCGGTAA
- a CDS encoding 50S ribosomal protein L10 gives MATAEKEQAVESLAELIARSKSIYLTDFQGMNVELVGKMRRRLRDAKVEYRVAKNTLTKIALKKQGVPTLDSYLEGPTGIAFGADEVSAAKILSDFAKEFERPSVKAAYVAGHVYGPDGIKKLAQLPPREVLLGQFIGGLRSPMQGFVGVLSGSLRQMVGVIDAIGKKKQG, from the coding sequence ATGGCCACAGCCGAAAAAGAACAGGCCGTCGAATCGCTGGCGGAGTTGATTGCCCGCTCCAAGTCGATCTATCTGACCGACTTTCAGGGCATGAACGTGGAGCTGGTGGGGAAGATGCGCCGGCGGCTCCGCGACGCGAAGGTGGAGTACCGCGTCGCCAAGAACACCCTCACCAAGATCGCGCTCAAGAAGCAGGGCGTTCCGACGCTCGACTCCTACCTCGAGGGGCCGACCGGAATCGCGTTCGGCGCCGACGAGGTGAGCGCCGCGAAGATCCTTTCGGACTTCGCGAAGGAGTTTGAGAGGCCGTCCGTCAAGGCGGCGTACGTGGCCGGCCACGTCTACGGGCCGGATGGAATCAAGAAATTGGCTCAGCTCCCGCCCCGCGAGGTGCTGCTGGGCCAGTTCATCGGCGGTCTGCGCTCGCCCATGCAGGGTTTCGTGGGCGTGCTCTCGGGCTCGCTACGGCAAATGGTGGGCGTGATCGACGCCATCGGGAAGAAGAAGCAGGGGTAG